The Sylvia atricapilla isolate bSylAtr1 chromosome 10, bSylAtr1.pri, whole genome shotgun sequence genome contains a region encoding:
- the UBE2G2 gene encoding ubiquitin-conjugating enzyme E2 G2 isoform X2, with the protein MAGTALKRLMAEYKQLTLNPPEGIVAGPMNEENFFEWEALIMGPEDTCFEYGVFPAILSFPLDYPLSPPKMRFTCEMFHPNIYPDGRVCISILHAPGDDPMGYESSAERWSPVQSVEKILLSVVSMLAEPNDESGANVDASKMWREDREQFNKIAKQIVQKSLGL; encoded by the exons AGCTGACCCTGAACCCACCAGAAGGGATTGTGGCAG GTCCCATGAATGAAGAGAACTTCTTTGAATGGGAAGCCCTCATCAT GGGTCCTGAAGACACCTGTTTTGAGTATGGGGTTTTCCCTGCCATCCTGAGTTTCCCGCTGGATTACCCATTGAGTCCTCCGAAGATGAGGTTCACCTGTGAGATGTTCCATCCCAACA TTTACCCAGATGGGAGAGTCTGCATCTCTATCCTTCATGCTCCTGGGGATGATCCCATGGGATACGAGAGCAGCGCGGAGCGGTGGAGTCCCGTGCAGAGCGTGGAGAAGATCCTCTTGTCGGTTGTCAGCATGCTGGCAG AGCCAAATGATGAAAGTGGAGCCAATGTAGATGCCTCCAAGATGTGGCGGGAGGACAGAGAACAATTTAACAAAATTGCCAAGCAGATTGTGCAGAAGTCACTCGGACTTTAA
- the UBE2G2 gene encoding ubiquitin-conjugating enzyme E2 G2 isoform X3, which produces MAGTALKRLMAEYKRPMNEENFFEWEALIMGPEDTCFEYGVFPAILSFPLDYPLSPPKMRFTCEMFHPNIYPDGRVCISILHAPGDDPMGYESSAERWSPVQSVEKILLSVVSMLAEPNDESGANVDASKMWREDREQFNKIAKQIVQKSLGL; this is translated from the exons GTCCCATGAATGAAGAGAACTTCTTTGAATGGGAAGCCCTCATCAT GGGTCCTGAAGACACCTGTTTTGAGTATGGGGTTTTCCCTGCCATCCTGAGTTTCCCGCTGGATTACCCATTGAGTCCTCCGAAGATGAGGTTCACCTGTGAGATGTTCCATCCCAACA TTTACCCAGATGGGAGAGTCTGCATCTCTATCCTTCATGCTCCTGGGGATGATCCCATGGGATACGAGAGCAGCGCGGAGCGGTGGAGTCCCGTGCAGAGCGTGGAGAAGATCCTCTTGTCGGTTGTCAGCATGCTGGCAG AGCCAAATGATGAAAGTGGAGCCAATGTAGATGCCTCCAAGATGTGGCGGGAGGACAGAGAACAATTTAACAAAATTGCCAAGCAGATTGTGCAGAAGTCACTCGGACTTTAA